In Anopheles ziemanni chromosome X, idAnoZiCoDA_A2_x.2, whole genome shotgun sequence, the genomic window CAACGCTAATGACGTAGTGCTTCAATTACAGAACCTTTTCTACCTGTTGTTAACAGATCCCTCCACTGGTGAAAGGCGGTGGCTATACGGCGGAGTATTGGAAAAACCACATCCTTGGCTATGCGTCCATCTCGTTCAAAACCTACGTTCTAGCGATCAGCGGACTGACCCTGCAGTGTTTGCTCTAGTAAGTTTGCGTCGCCCCGTGTGTGCCACCTATCCCTAACCTCAACCTTTTTGTGTTACTTTGTTTTAGCAAACTCTTCGGCAAGCTGCACTACTACTGCCTGATGGGTGTGCCGGGTGTGGTTAGTGCGGCGCTCGTACCAAAGCTACCGAAAGTGCACCTCCGGCTGCAGGGCATCACCTACTTCAACATGATGCTCGAGGTGATGATCAAGAAGAGCCGGTGCCGCTGGCTGGCGTACTTGCGCCAGTCGACGCCGTGGGCGACGGTCGCTTTTATGCTGTGCAGCGCCAAGATAATGGCCGTGCTGCGCGCCGAAACGGTCAACCAGTTTTGGATCATGTATCCGGCCACACCGAAGGACGCTAGGAAAGGCTCCAATGCGACGCCGGTACCGTGTCTGCATGATGGGAAGTGCAGTTTCTACGTGAGCGATGTAAGTACGCCGATACGAGAAGATctgtgatgaaaataaatgaccGCTTGGTTTCCTCGTCGTCATCCACAGGCCATGTGGAAGTATGCGCTCGCCGGGTTTACCATCGAGGCGGCACGGGCGCTCCTATCCAAGGGAACACTGGTGTACCGAGAACCGGCACGGTTTCTTACCGAGATGCGTTCGGCCGTTGGGGTGGCATTGCCACTCTTTTTGGCGCTGTACGTTGGGAGCTACCGATCGC contains:
- the LOC131291280 gene encoding uncharacterized protein LOC131291280: MSELSKCFYEVTAGRSCRDLCHPEYATCWQSFVGVTKTLLPGSYKLYLTLLVIPPLVKGGGYTAEYWKNHILGYASISFKTYVLAISGLTLQCLLYKLFGKLHYYCLMGVPGVVSAALVPKLPKVHLRLQGITYFNMMLEVMIKKSRCRWLAYLRQSTPWATVAFMLCSAKIMAVLRAETVNQFWIMYPATPKDARKGSNATPVPCLHDGKCSFYVSDAMWKYALAGFTIEAARALLSKGTLVYREPARFLTEMRSAVGVALPLFLALYVGSYRSLSCVMARLSGREHPGQARVAGLVSGVCYLLYPKYQIFTLAFTKFVEMSWEHYLNTAKSRPRLVALLQRVPFLRLVHMLSIGYMYHALVFHPHLSPAFNSKCVNYCSGYRVERTKRRLVGWMLEHAWNS